Proteins found in one Vallitalea guaymasensis genomic segment:
- a CDS encoding AraC family transcriptional regulator, whose protein sequence is MRKINIDSNEINPFIRRAGLQGSTGWPYTRKLYDYEMLYFIKGKGKIEIASEKSMLSSGSVLLIPPNTPSKLFITDKNSNIIWVHFDFFYVSEEEEIDYYDMYLKQQHLIRPKVFLNNGFTFPYHIVINDSEKMSSNFQELLNCYQQHSLFWQLRCKSILLEIIYSIINQVYTEESYPDVLSKERIVYDIRQYIYQYYQHKLTLGEIANYAGISNNYANRIFKEMTGETIIQHLNNYRLKKAVRIIENSNLTIEHIAESVGFANTYYFSRMMKKYTGKSPRQYRTK, encoded by the coding sequence GTAATGAAATTAATCCATTCATAAGAAGAGCAGGACTTCAAGGTTCAACAGGGTGGCCTTATACTCGTAAATTATATGACTATGAAATGTTATACTTCATAAAAGGAAAAGGAAAAATAGAAATTGCTTCAGAGAAAAGTATGTTATCATCAGGTTCTGTATTGCTCATTCCCCCTAATACTCCAAGCAAATTATTTATTACTGATAAGAACAGTAACATTATATGGGTACATTTTGACTTTTTTTACGTTTCAGAAGAGGAAGAGATAGATTACTATGACATGTATCTCAAGCAACAGCATTTGATACGACCAAAAGTGTTTTTGAATAATGGCTTTACTTTTCCTTACCATATTGTAATAAATGATTCTGAAAAGATGAGTAGTAATTTTCAGGAATTACTTAACTGTTACCAACAACATTCCCTCTTTTGGCAACTTAGATGTAAAAGTATATTGTTAGAAATTATATATAGTATCATAAATCAAGTATATACAGAGGAATCTTACCCTGATGTACTATCAAAAGAACGTATAGTATATGATATCAGACAATATATATATCAATATTATCAACATAAATTAACTTTAGGTGAGATAGCTAATTATGCTGGAATAAGCAACAACTACGCAAATAGGATTTTCAAAGAAATGACAGGTGAGACCATTATACAGCATCTTAATAATTATCGGTTAAAAAAAGCTGTCAGAATAATTGAGAACAGTAACTTGACTATTGAACACATAGCTGAGAGTGTAGGATTCGCTAATACATATTATTTTAGTAGAATGATGAAAAAATACACTGGTAAATCACCTAGGCAATACAGAACAAAATAA
- a CDS encoding IS4 family transposase → MNNTYANTIKNHLYDSISELDTISSLFLQNPEKDFTRIRKLDFRTMVEILLTMGGQNLKLEIMNYFSFGINTPTASAFVQQRHKILPDAFNYLFHDFTKKAMNFSRTFNGYRLLAVDGSNLSIFYNPDDTETHFPNRANAKGFNHLQINALYDICNKIFVDVEIYPGRRQNERKALLQMIDRMEDISDNTIIIADRGYEGYHVFEYIKQKNLNCLFRVKDITGNGITSSLKLPHEDCFDVDYRILVTRRHTKEIRTNPDKYKCIRKGNRFDFLPVNSKDTYPIEFRIVRFPISEDTYEILITNLNRNDFPIEKLKEIYHMRWGIETAFRELKYTIGLINLHSKKVEFIVQEIYARLIMYNFCELITLNTVIKKTKGTTKHMYQVNYTIAIAICRHFIKYKGHEPPDIEALIAKNILPVRPGRKDPRKVKKQATVVSFLYRIA, encoded by the coding sequence ATGAATAATACTTATGCTAATACAATTAAAAATCATCTATATGACAGTATCTCTGAACTTGATACTATTTCATCTTTATTTCTTCAAAATCCTGAGAAAGATTTTACTCGTATTAGAAAACTTGATTTTAGGACAATGGTAGAAATTCTTCTAACTATGGGTGGTCAAAATTTGAAGCTTGAAATTATGAATTATTTTTCCTTTGGTATTAATACACCTACTGCTTCTGCATTTGTACAACAACGCCATAAGATTTTACCTGATGCTTTCAATTATCTTTTCCATGATTTTACTAAAAAGGCTATGAACTTTTCTAGAACTTTTAATGGATATAGACTTCTTGCCGTTGATGGTTCTAACTTAAGTATTTTCTATAATCCTGATGACACTGAAACTCATTTTCCAAATCGGGCTAATGCGAAAGGTTTTAATCACTTACAGATTAATGCTCTTTATGATATTTGTAATAAAATTTTTGTTGACGTTGAGATTTATCCTGGACGAAGACAAAATGAAAGAAAGGCATTGCTACAGATGATTGATCGTATGGAAGACATATCTGACAATACTATTATCATCGCTGACAGAGGATATGAGGGTTATCATGTTTTTGAGTATATAAAACAGAAGAACTTGAACTGTCTATTTAGAGTAAAAGATATAACTGGCAATGGAATAACATCCAGCCTGAAGCTTCCACATGAAGATTGCTTTGATGTTGATTATCGTATATTAGTCACAAGAAGACATACTAAAGAAATCAGGACCAATCCAGACAAATATAAGTGTATTAGAAAAGGAAATCGATTCGATTTTCTACCAGTAAATTCAAAAGATACATATCCTATAGAGTTTAGAATTGTAAGATTTCCTATTTCAGAAGATACCTATGAGATATTAATTACTAATCTAAATAGGAATGACTTTCCAATTGAAAAATTAAAAGAGATATATCATATGAGATGGGGAATAGAGACTGCTTTTAGAGAGTTGAAATACACTATCGGTCTTATTAATCTTCACTCCAAAAAAGTGGAATTTATAGTACAAGAAATATATGCTAGACTTATAATGTATAATTTTTGTGAACTAATTACATTAAACACTGTTATAAAGAAGACCAAAGGTACTACTAAACATATGTATCAAGTGAATTATACTATTGCGATAGCAATTTGTAGACATTTCATTAAATATAAGGGGCATGAGCCCCCCGATATTGAAGCACTAATTGCAAAAAATATTTTGCCAGTTAGACCTGGTAGAAAAGACCCTCGAAAAGTCAAAAAGCAGGCTACTGTAGTTAGCTTCTTATATAGAATAGCATAA